A stretch of Lepidochelys kempii isolate rLepKem1 chromosome 14, rLepKem1.hap2, whole genome shotgun sequence DNA encodes these proteins:
- the LOC140898391 gene encoding uncharacterized protein isoform X3, with protein sequence MNPADGLEHENEETNPWQGGPERAEPCGAFSGRSKGIASQRGKAVESRRPAKQEDKPACHQRALKGPQDGNTVTAEKPYKCSVCGRSFSQSSNLLTHQRLHTGERPYKCTSCGKNFNTSSALIVHRRTHTGEKSYRCPDCGRSFSEGSVLIKHWRTHTGEKPYKCAHCGKGFSQSSNLHAHQRVHTGERPYHCTDCGKHFSTSSNLSAHQRVHTGERPYKCPECGRSFSQQSNLISHQRTHLEEKSHLCPDCGEGFGTSAQLLTHRRSHAGDRPYKCPDCEKSFPSRSALITHQRTHTGEKPYKCPDCQRGFTRRSDLNKHRRVHTGERPFRCASCGKSFSQSSHLITHKRLHEDAKPYKGSMSTTPTVLQEEDPGKDTQSRGSVGQSSAETSDGEAHLAGKPHQCPDCGERFDASSELNVHRRMHREEKSRPRANAVERLSGSNHNAREGADQEEEADLGKRLKASPAPPSTHPKTPLEEAFSPCVNTEQSPQPTRSNVSARQRAHTEGESFPCAGMEQSPVPAARQAEPRGRKARSDLSLAPSRCPAVKPFRCSECGKSFSQSSNLIKHQRTHTGERPYTCAVCKRNFNTSSTLIVHRRTHTGEKSYQCPDCGRSFRDSSVLIKHQRIHTGEKPYKCSHCGKGFAQSSNLHAHQRTHTGERPYHCPDCGRGFSQRSNLITHQRTHTEEKSYLCPDCGVGFGSRPALVTHQRAHAEGRPHQCSDCQRSFARRSDLVKHWRTHTGERPYLCPQCGRSFSQSSHLVVHQRSHLPEKPYKCTDCGKSFSTSSHLLAHQGTHTA encoded by the exons ATGAATCCAG CTGATGGGCTCGAGCATGAGAATGAAGAGACGAATCCCTGGCAGGGAGGTCCGGAGCGTGCAGAACCATGCGGGGCATTCTCGGGAAGGTCCAAAGGGATTGCTTCTCAGCGGGGGAAAGCTGTGGAGAGTCGGCGCCCAGCGAAGCAAGAGGATAAACCCGCCTGCCATCAGAGAGCTCTCAAGGGACCCCAAGACGGCAACACGGTCACCGccgagaaaccctataaatgtaGCGTGTGCGGCAGAAGCTTCTCTCAGAGCTCCAACCTCCTGACTCACCAGAGGCTGCACACGGgtgagagaccctataaatgcacCAGCTGTGGGAAAAACTTCAACACCAGCTCGGCCCTCATTGTGCACCGCCGGACCCACACCGGGGAGAAATCCTACCGCTGTCCCGACTGCGGGCGGAGCTTCAGTGAGGGCTCGGTGCTGATCAAGCACTGGCGGACCCACACGGGTGAGAAGCCCTACAAGTGCGCCCACTGCGGGAAaggcttcagccagagctccaaCCTGCACGCCCACCAGCGGgtccacaccggggagcggccctaccACTGCACCGACTGCGGGAAACACTTCAGCACCAGCTCCAACCTCAGCGCCCACCAGCGGgtccacaccggggagcggccctacaAATGCCCTGAGTGCGGGCGGAGCTTCAGCCAGCAGTCCAACCTGATCTCCCACCAGAGGACCCACCTGGAGGAGAAATCCCACCTGTGCCCCGACTGCGGAGAAGGCTTCGGCACCAGCGCCCAGCTCCTGACCCATCGGAGGAGCCACGCAGGCGACAGGCCTTATAAATGTCCCGACTGCGAGAAAAGCTTCCCCAGCCGCTCCGCCCTCATCACCCATCAGAGGACCCACACGGGAGAAAAACCCTACAAATGTCCCGATTGCCAGCGGGGCTTCACCCGGCGCTCGGACCTCAATAAGCACCGCCgggtccacacaggggagagacccTTTAGGTGTGCCagctgtgggaaaagcttcagccagagctcccaCCTCATTACCCATAAGAGACTCCATGAGGATGCAAAGCCCTATAAAGGCAGCATGAGCACCACGCCGACGGTCCTCCAGGAAGAGGATCCCGGTAAAGATACTCAGAGCAGGGGAAGCGTCGGCCAGAGCTCGGCAGAGACCAGCGATGGGGAAGCCCACCTGGCGGGGAAGCCCCATCAATGCCCTGACTGCGGGGAAAGGTTTGATGCCAGCTCTGAGCTCAATGTGCATCGGCGAATGCACCGAGAGGAGAAATCTCGTCCGCGTGCTAACGCCGTGGAAAGGTTGAGTGGCTCCAATCACAATGCACGAGAAGGAGCTGACCAAGAGGAGGAAGCTGATCTGGGGAAAAGATTGAAGGcgagcccagcaccccccagtaCACATCCCAAAACCCCACTGGAGGAGGCGTTCTCTCCATGTGTTAACACTGAGCAAAGTCCCCAACCCACCAGGTCCAATGTCAGTGCACGTCAGAGAGCCCACACAGAGGGGGAATCCTTCCCATGCGCTGGTATGGAGCAGAGCCCAGTGCCGGCTGCCCGCCAGGCAGAGCCAAGGGGCCGCAAGGCACGTTCTGATCTGAGCTTGGCCCCTTCGCGCTGTCCAGCGGTGAAGCCCTTCAGGTGCTCCGAAtgcgggaagagcttcagtcAGAGCTCCAACCTGATCAAACACCAGCGGACCCACACGGGGGAGCGGCCCTACACCTGCGCCGTCTGCAAGCGGAATTTCAACACCAGCTCGACGCTGATCGTGCACCGCCGGACCCACACCGGGGAAAAATCCTACCAGTGCCCTGACTGCGGGCGCAGCTTCCGGGACAGCTCAGTGCTGATCAAACACCAGaggatccacacgggagagaaacctTACAAATGCTCCCACTGCGGGAAAGGCTTTGCCCAGAGCTCCAACCTTCATGCCCACCAGAGGACCCACACTGGGGAGCGGCCCTACCACTGCCCTGACTGTGGGCGGGGCTTCAGCCAGCGCTCCAACCTCATCACCCACCAGAGGACCCACACGGAGGAGAAATCCTACCTCTGCCCTGACTGCGGGGTTGGCTTCGGTTCCcgcccagccctggtgacccATCAGAGGGCCCACGCGGAGGGCAGGCCCCACCAATGCTCCGACTGCCAGAGGAGCTTCGCCCGGCGCTCGGACCTCGTTAAGCACTGGCGgacccacacgggagagagaccctaccTGTGCCCCCAGTGCGGGAGaagcttcagccagagctcccaCCTGGTGGTCCATCAGCGATCGCACCTGCCAGAGAAGCCTTACAAATGCAccgactgtgggaaaagcttcagcacCAGTTCTCACCTTCTTGCCCACCAAGGGACCCACACGGCATAG
- the LOC140898391 gene encoding uncharacterized protein isoform X2 yields the protein MNPAADGLEHENEETNPWQGGPERAEPCGAFSGRSKGIASQRGKAVESRRPAKQEDKPACHQRALKGPQDGNTVTAEKPYKCSVCGRSFSQSSNLLTHQRLHTGERPYKCTSCGKNFNTSSALIVHRRTHTGEKSYRCPDCGRSFSEGSVLIKHWRTHTGEKPYKCAHCGKGFSQSSNLHAHQRVHTGERPYHCTDCGKHFSTSSNLSAHQRVHTGERPYKCPECGRSFSQQSNLISHQRTHLEEKSHLCPDCGEGFGTSAQLLTHRRSHAGDRPYKCPDCEKSFPSRSALITHQRTHTGEKPYKCPDCQRGFTRRSDLNKHRRVHTGERPFRCASCGKSFSQSSHLITHKRLHEDAKPYKGSMSTTPTVLQEEDPGKDTQSRGSVGQSSAETSDGEAHLAGKPHQCPDCGERFDASSELNVHRRMHREEKSRPRANAVERLSGSNHNAREGADQEEEADLGKRLKASPAPPSTHPKTPLEEAFSPCVNTEQSPQPTRSNVSARQRAHTEGESFPCAGMEQSPVPAARQAEPRGRKARSDLSLAPSRCPAVKPFRCSECGKSFSQSSNLIKHQRTHTGERPYTCAVCKRNFNTSSTLIVHRRTHTGEKSYQCPDCGRSFRDSSVLIKHQRIHTGEKPYKCSHCGKGFAQSSNLHAHQRTHTGERPYHCPDCGRGFSQRSNLITHQRTHTEEKSYLCPDCGVGFGSRPALVTHQRAHAEGRPHQCSDCQRSFARRSDLVKHWRTHTGERPYLCPQCGRSFSQSSHLVVHQRSHLPEKPYKCTDCGKSFSTSSHLLAHQGTHTA from the exons ATGAATCCAG CAGCTGATGGGCTCGAGCATGAGAATGAAGAGACGAATCCCTGGCAGGGAGGTCCGGAGCGTGCAGAACCATGCGGGGCATTCTCGGGAAGGTCCAAAGGGATTGCTTCTCAGCGGGGGAAAGCTGTGGAGAGTCGGCGCCCAGCGAAGCAAGAGGATAAACCCGCCTGCCATCAGAGAGCTCTCAAGGGACCCCAAGACGGCAACACGGTCACCGccgagaaaccctataaatgtaGCGTGTGCGGCAGAAGCTTCTCTCAGAGCTCCAACCTCCTGACTCACCAGAGGCTGCACACGGgtgagagaccctataaatgcacCAGCTGTGGGAAAAACTTCAACACCAGCTCGGCCCTCATTGTGCACCGCCGGACCCACACCGGGGAGAAATCCTACCGCTGTCCCGACTGCGGGCGGAGCTTCAGTGAGGGCTCGGTGCTGATCAAGCACTGGCGGACCCACACGGGTGAGAAGCCCTACAAGTGCGCCCACTGCGGGAAaggcttcagccagagctccaaCCTGCACGCCCACCAGCGGgtccacaccggggagcggccctaccACTGCACCGACTGCGGGAAACACTTCAGCACCAGCTCCAACCTCAGCGCCCACCAGCGGgtccacaccggggagcggccctacaAATGCCCTGAGTGCGGGCGGAGCTTCAGCCAGCAGTCCAACCTGATCTCCCACCAGAGGACCCACCTGGAGGAGAAATCCCACCTGTGCCCCGACTGCGGAGAAGGCTTCGGCACCAGCGCCCAGCTCCTGACCCATCGGAGGAGCCACGCAGGCGACAGGCCTTATAAATGTCCCGACTGCGAGAAAAGCTTCCCCAGCCGCTCCGCCCTCATCACCCATCAGAGGACCCACACGGGAGAAAAACCCTACAAATGTCCCGATTGCCAGCGGGGCTTCACCCGGCGCTCGGACCTCAATAAGCACCGCCgggtccacacaggggagagacccTTTAGGTGTGCCagctgtgggaaaagcttcagccagagctcccaCCTCATTACCCATAAGAGACTCCATGAGGATGCAAAGCCCTATAAAGGCAGCATGAGCACCACGCCGACGGTCCTCCAGGAAGAGGATCCCGGTAAAGATACTCAGAGCAGGGGAAGCGTCGGCCAGAGCTCGGCAGAGACCAGCGATGGGGAAGCCCACCTGGCGGGGAAGCCCCATCAATGCCCTGACTGCGGGGAAAGGTTTGATGCCAGCTCTGAGCTCAATGTGCATCGGCGAATGCACCGAGAGGAGAAATCTCGTCCGCGTGCTAACGCCGTGGAAAGGTTGAGTGGCTCCAATCACAATGCACGAGAAGGAGCTGACCAAGAGGAGGAAGCTGATCTGGGGAAAAGATTGAAGGcgagcccagcaccccccagtaCACATCCCAAAACCCCACTGGAGGAGGCGTTCTCTCCATGTGTTAACACTGAGCAAAGTCCCCAACCCACCAGGTCCAATGTCAGTGCACGTCAGAGAGCCCACACAGAGGGGGAATCCTTCCCATGCGCTGGTATGGAGCAGAGCCCAGTGCCGGCTGCCCGCCAGGCAGAGCCAAGGGGCCGCAAGGCACGTTCTGATCTGAGCTTGGCCCCTTCGCGCTGTCCAGCGGTGAAGCCCTTCAGGTGCTCCGAAtgcgggaagagcttcagtcAGAGCTCCAACCTGATCAAACACCAGCGGACCCACACGGGGGAGCGGCCCTACACCTGCGCCGTCTGCAAGCGGAATTTCAACACCAGCTCGACGCTGATCGTGCACCGCCGGACCCACACCGGGGAAAAATCCTACCAGTGCCCTGACTGCGGGCGCAGCTTCCGGGACAGCTCAGTGCTGATCAAACACCAGaggatccacacgggagagaaacctTACAAATGCTCCCACTGCGGGAAAGGCTTTGCCCAGAGCTCCAACCTTCATGCCCACCAGAGGACCCACACTGGGGAGCGGCCCTACCACTGCCCTGACTGTGGGCGGGGCTTCAGCCAGCGCTCCAACCTCATCACCCACCAGAGGACCCACACGGAGGAGAAATCCTACCTCTGCCCTGACTGCGGGGTTGGCTTCGGTTCCcgcccagccctggtgacccATCAGAGGGCCCACGCGGAGGGCAGGCCCCACCAATGCTCCGACTGCCAGAGGAGCTTCGCCCGGCGCTCGGACCTCGTTAAGCACTGGCGgacccacacgggagagagaccctaccTGTGCCCCCAGTGCGGGAGaagcttcagccagagctcccaCCTGGTGGTCCATCAGCGATCGCACCTGCCAGAGAAGCCTTACAAATGCAccgactgtgggaaaagcttcagcacCAGTTCTCACCTTCTTGCCCACCAAGGGACCCACACGGCATAG
- the LOC140898391 gene encoding uncharacterized protein isoform X1 has product MPGASEGMNRTADGLEHENEETNPWQGGPERAEPCGAFSGRSKGIASQRGKAVESRRPAKQEDKPACHQRALKGPQDGNTVTAEKPYKCSVCGRSFSQSSNLLTHQRLHTGERPYKCTSCGKNFNTSSALIVHRRTHTGEKSYRCPDCGRSFSEGSVLIKHWRTHTGEKPYKCAHCGKGFSQSSNLHAHQRVHTGERPYHCTDCGKHFSTSSNLSAHQRVHTGERPYKCPECGRSFSQQSNLISHQRTHLEEKSHLCPDCGEGFGTSAQLLTHRRSHAGDRPYKCPDCEKSFPSRSALITHQRTHTGEKPYKCPDCQRGFTRRSDLNKHRRVHTGERPFRCASCGKSFSQSSHLITHKRLHEDAKPYKGSMSTTPTVLQEEDPGKDTQSRGSVGQSSAETSDGEAHLAGKPHQCPDCGERFDASSELNVHRRMHREEKSRPRANAVERLSGSNHNAREGADQEEEADLGKRLKASPAPPSTHPKTPLEEAFSPCVNTEQSPQPTRSNVSARQRAHTEGESFPCAGMEQSPVPAARQAEPRGRKARSDLSLAPSRCPAVKPFRCSECGKSFSQSSNLIKHQRTHTGERPYTCAVCKRNFNTSSTLIVHRRTHTGEKSYQCPDCGRSFRDSSVLIKHQRIHTGEKPYKCSHCGKGFAQSSNLHAHQRTHTGERPYHCPDCGRGFSQRSNLITHQRTHTEEKSYLCPDCGVGFGSRPALVTHQRAHAEGRPHQCSDCQRSFARRSDLVKHWRTHTGERPYLCPQCGRSFSQSSHLVVHQRSHLPEKPYKCTDCGKSFSTSSHLLAHQGTHTA; this is encoded by the exons atgccaggtgcttcagagggaatgaacagaacag CTGATGGGCTCGAGCATGAGAATGAAGAGACGAATCCCTGGCAGGGAGGTCCGGAGCGTGCAGAACCATGCGGGGCATTCTCGGGAAGGTCCAAAGGGATTGCTTCTCAGCGGGGGAAAGCTGTGGAGAGTCGGCGCCCAGCGAAGCAAGAGGATAAACCCGCCTGCCATCAGAGAGCTCTCAAGGGACCCCAAGACGGCAACACGGTCACCGccgagaaaccctataaatgtaGCGTGTGCGGCAGAAGCTTCTCTCAGAGCTCCAACCTCCTGACTCACCAGAGGCTGCACACGGgtgagagaccctataaatgcacCAGCTGTGGGAAAAACTTCAACACCAGCTCGGCCCTCATTGTGCACCGCCGGACCCACACCGGGGAGAAATCCTACCGCTGTCCCGACTGCGGGCGGAGCTTCAGTGAGGGCTCGGTGCTGATCAAGCACTGGCGGACCCACACGGGTGAGAAGCCCTACAAGTGCGCCCACTGCGGGAAaggcttcagccagagctccaaCCTGCACGCCCACCAGCGGgtccacaccggggagcggccctaccACTGCACCGACTGCGGGAAACACTTCAGCACCAGCTCCAACCTCAGCGCCCACCAGCGGgtccacaccggggagcggccctacaAATGCCCTGAGTGCGGGCGGAGCTTCAGCCAGCAGTCCAACCTGATCTCCCACCAGAGGACCCACCTGGAGGAGAAATCCCACCTGTGCCCCGACTGCGGAGAAGGCTTCGGCACCAGCGCCCAGCTCCTGACCCATCGGAGGAGCCACGCAGGCGACAGGCCTTATAAATGTCCCGACTGCGAGAAAAGCTTCCCCAGCCGCTCCGCCCTCATCACCCATCAGAGGACCCACACGGGAGAAAAACCCTACAAATGTCCCGATTGCCAGCGGGGCTTCACCCGGCGCTCGGACCTCAATAAGCACCGCCgggtccacacaggggagagacccTTTAGGTGTGCCagctgtgggaaaagcttcagccagagctcccaCCTCATTACCCATAAGAGACTCCATGAGGATGCAAAGCCCTATAAAGGCAGCATGAGCACCACGCCGACGGTCCTCCAGGAAGAGGATCCCGGTAAAGATACTCAGAGCAGGGGAAGCGTCGGCCAGAGCTCGGCAGAGACCAGCGATGGGGAAGCCCACCTGGCGGGGAAGCCCCATCAATGCCCTGACTGCGGGGAAAGGTTTGATGCCAGCTCTGAGCTCAATGTGCATCGGCGAATGCACCGAGAGGAGAAATCTCGTCCGCGTGCTAACGCCGTGGAAAGGTTGAGTGGCTCCAATCACAATGCACGAGAAGGAGCTGACCAAGAGGAGGAAGCTGATCTGGGGAAAAGATTGAAGGcgagcccagcaccccccagtaCACATCCCAAAACCCCACTGGAGGAGGCGTTCTCTCCATGTGTTAACACTGAGCAAAGTCCCCAACCCACCAGGTCCAATGTCAGTGCACGTCAGAGAGCCCACACAGAGGGGGAATCCTTCCCATGCGCTGGTATGGAGCAGAGCCCAGTGCCGGCTGCCCGCCAGGCAGAGCCAAGGGGCCGCAAGGCACGTTCTGATCTGAGCTTGGCCCCTTCGCGCTGTCCAGCGGTGAAGCCCTTCAGGTGCTCCGAAtgcgggaagagcttcagtcAGAGCTCCAACCTGATCAAACACCAGCGGACCCACACGGGGGAGCGGCCCTACACCTGCGCCGTCTGCAAGCGGAATTTCAACACCAGCTCGACGCTGATCGTGCACCGCCGGACCCACACCGGGGAAAAATCCTACCAGTGCCCTGACTGCGGGCGCAGCTTCCGGGACAGCTCAGTGCTGATCAAACACCAGaggatccacacgggagagaaacctTACAAATGCTCCCACTGCGGGAAAGGCTTTGCCCAGAGCTCCAACCTTCATGCCCACCAGAGGACCCACACTGGGGAGCGGCCCTACCACTGCCCTGACTGTGGGCGGGGCTTCAGCCAGCGCTCCAACCTCATCACCCACCAGAGGACCCACACGGAGGAGAAATCCTACCTCTGCCCTGACTGCGGGGTTGGCTTCGGTTCCcgcccagccctggtgacccATCAGAGGGCCCACGCGGAGGGCAGGCCCCACCAATGCTCCGACTGCCAGAGGAGCTTCGCCCGGCGCTCGGACCTCGTTAAGCACTGGCGgacccacacgggagagagaccctaccTGTGCCCCCAGTGCGGGAGaagcttcagccagagctcccaCCTGGTGGTCCATCAGCGATCGCACCTGCCAGAGAAGCCTTACAAATGCAccgactgtgggaaaagcttcagcacCAGTTCTCACCTTCTTGCCCACCAAGGGACCCACACGGCATAG